The Dioscorea cayenensis subsp. rotundata cultivar TDr96_F1 chromosome 7, TDr96_F1_v2_PseudoChromosome.rev07_lg8_w22 25.fasta, whole genome shotgun sequence genome includes a region encoding these proteins:
- the LOC120265150 gene encoding uncharacterized protein LOC120265150, producing the protein MESASKVRDSRSGDLMDEETKEAVSGNSGGYSGLRDRMHDYHEEDEMSENVECNVFEINVDLGLESDMGGVNLTSNSEPSSRVEFDGVEHVHATKDSEYDNSDSLHSQDNSGDLGVCFRKRWPEFNNRTDIDNPKLAKGMVFSSREALKEAVRQYGRNSRYNVKFVTNDKNRVKAMCREGCPWVVWGSKFNPRDDLDKTWQIKTYQDVRSDFNLLVSLSKCHRAKLIALELVLGNAKEQYAKIYDYLEELRKTNVGTTTICHLDCRLFLRMYVCMQACKNGFKSGCRPIISLDACFLKGYYGGHLMVVVGTDANECLYPLAFAAVESENLESWCWFIQSLIQDFEIVNSYISLGLVNALLELVPNAEHRTCVRYLYTNFKSQSTNKRKALKDCLWKATRATYLKEYEDAMLEIKNLSEVDKKWLGKPEQMFQGNLQVNFNGL; encoded by the exons ATGGAGTCGGCCAGTAAAGTAAGAGATAGCCGGAGTGGCGACCTTATGGATGAGGAGACTAAG GAAGCAGTCTCTGGTAATTCAGGGGGTTATTCAGGGCTTAGAGATAGAATGCATGACTATCATGAGGAAGATGAAATGAGTGAGAATGTTGAATGCAAT GTTTTTGAAATTAATGTTGACTTAGGCCTAGAGAGTGATATGGGTGGTGTAAACCTCACTAGCAATTCGGAACCAAGTTCTAGGGTGGAGTTTGATGGTGTTGAACATGTACATGCAACTAAGGACTCAGAATATGATAACTCTGACTCTTTGCATAGTCAAGATAACTCTGGTGATCTAGGTGTTTGTTTTAGAAAAAGATGGCCAGAATTTAACAATCGGACAGATATCGATAATCCCAAATTAGCAAAAGGGATGGTGTTCTCTAGTAGAGAGGCATTGAAGGAAGCAGTGAGGCAGTATGGAAGAAACAGTAGATACAATGTAAAGTTTGTAACGAATGATAAGAATAGAGTTAAAGCTATGTGTAGAGAAGGTTGCCCATGGGTGGTTTGGGGATCAAAATTTAACCCCAGAGATGACTTGGATAAGACTTGGCAGATTAAAACCTAT CAGGATGTTAGGAGTGATTTCAATTTGCTAGTGTCATTGAGTAAGTGTCACAGGGCCAAACTTATAGCTTTAGAGTTGGTCCTAGGGAATGCAAAAGAAcaatatgcaaaaatatatgACTACTTGGAAGAACTTAGGAAAACCAATGTAGGAACCACCACAATTTGTCACCTAGATTGTAGATTATTCCTGAGGATGTATGTTTGCATGCAAGCTTGCAAGAATGGATTCAAATCTGGCTGTAGACCTATCATTAGTCTTGATGCATGCTTCTTGAAAGGATATTATGGGGGACATTTAATGGTGGTTGTGGGTACTGATGCCAATGAGTGTTTATATCCACTTGCATTTGCTGCTGTTGAGAGTGAGAATCTTGAGTCTTGGTGCTGGTTCATCCAATCACTGATACAAGATTTTGAGATTGTTAACTCCTATATATCATTG GGACTTGTGAATGCCTTACTTGAGTTGGTGCCAAATGCTGAGCATAGAACTTGTGTAAGGTATTTATACACCAACTTCAAGTCTCAATCTACTAACAAAAGGAAAGCATTGAAGGATTGCCTGTGGAAAGCTACCAGAGCAACTTACTTAAAAGAGTATGAGGATGCAATGCTGGAAATAAAGAATTTATCAGAGGTTGATAAAAAGTG GTTAGGAAAGCCAGAGCAAATGTTCCAAGGCAATTTGCAAGTCAACTTTAATGGTTTGTAA